A genomic region of Desulfonatronum thiodismutans contains the following coding sequences:
- the tatC gene encoding twin-arginine translocase subunit TatC, producing the protein MTLMDHLGELRSRLTRSAVAVVVGFLICYAFSKQLFGVMMLPLMEVMPPESTLIFTGLPEAFFTYVKTAFVAGLFLVSPYIFYQIWQFIAPGLYENERKYMIPIAAISALFFISGALFGYYVVFPFGFEFFMGYADEMIRPMPSLKEYFSFSLKLLLAFGVIFELPLFIFFLARLGLVTPAWLRKQRKYAILLSFVVAAILTPPDGITQILMSGPLIILYEVSIYVAHFFGKKKKPKPTDDEEEGTKQ; encoded by the coding sequence ATGACCCTCATGGACCACCTGGGGGAATTGCGGTCCCGATTGACCCGGTCCGCTGTGGCCGTCGTAGTGGGTTTTCTGATCTGTTACGCATTTTCCAAACAGCTCTTCGGGGTCATGATGCTGCCGCTGATGGAGGTCATGCCACCGGAAAGCACCCTGATTTTCACGGGTCTGCCCGAAGCTTTTTTCACCTACGTCAAGACCGCCTTCGTGGCTGGCCTGTTTTTGGTCAGTCCCTATATTTTCTATCAAATCTGGCAATTCATCGCCCCGGGACTTTACGAGAACGAGCGCAAGTACATGATCCCCATCGCCGCGATTTCCGCCTTGTTTTTCATCAGCGGCGCGTTGTTCGGGTATTACGTCGTTTTTCCCTTCGGCTTCGAATTCTTCATGGGTTATGCGGACGAAATGATTCGCCCCATGCCCAGCCTCAAGGAATATTTCAGTTTTTCTCTGAAACTGCTCTTGGCCTTTGGGGTTATTTTCGAGCTGCCCCTGTTCATCTTCTTTCTGGCCCGGCTGGGCCTGGTCACTCCCGCGTGGCTACGCAAGCAACGCAAATACGCAATCCTGCTCTCCTTCGTGGTGGCCGCGATCCTCACTCCTCCGGACGGAATCACCCAGATCCTGATGTCCGGCCCGTTGATCATACTGTATGAGGTCAGCATCTACGTGGCCCACTTCTTCGGCAAGAAAAAGAAGCCCAAGCCCACGGATGACGAAGAGGAGGGTACTAAGCAATGA
- the tatB gene encoding Sec-independent protein translocase protein TatB, producing MFGIGTTELLIIMLVALIVLGPKQLPGIARSLGKALGEFRRVTTDVQRTLNLEAAKIEEDEREQKKAAAVAKKAEEPQPAAKPEPSSPPPSAAGEESIPPPEHADSNPYVAARDETSPDASQPQPKASHDPPQESTVSTQDASSSVARDASAEELQKETSDPSESSHSRAQA from the coding sequence ATGTTCGGCATCGGTACAACGGAACTGCTCATCATCATGCTCGTGGCCCTGATCGTCTTGGGTCCGAAGCAGCTTCCCGGCATCGCCCGCTCCCTGGGCAAGGCCCTGGGAGAATTTCGGCGCGTGACCACGGATGTTCAGCGGACCTTGAATCTGGAAGCGGCGAAGATCGAAGAGGACGAGCGGGAGCAGAAAAAGGCCGCCGCGGTTGCCAAGAAAGCTGAGGAACCTCAACCCGCCGCGAAGCCGGAACCTTCTTCACCGCCCCCTTCGGCTGCAGGCGAGGAGAGTATCCCACCTCCGGAACACGCGGATTCAAATCCCTATGTCGCCGCGCGGGACGAAACTTCACCGGATGCAAGCCAACCCCAGCCAAAGGCTTCGCATGATCCGCCCCAGGAATCGACTGTCTCGACGCAGGACGCCTCTTCTTCCGTGGCGAGGGACGCCTCCGCCGAGGAACTTCAAAAAGAGACCTCCGATCCGTCCGAATCCTCACATTCCAGGGCCCAGGCATGA
- the guaA gene encoding glutamine-hydrolyzing GMP synthase, with product MIDTDKVVILDYGSQYTQLIARRVREAGVYSEIHPCTITTEELRALNPKALILSGGPASVINNEAPSLDPSILTWGLPILGICYGMQLLAHIGGGKVVPSQDREYGRAELFLTADCPLWDGLTVTEGLKVWMSHGDKVLTPPPGFTPLARTSRVDVAAMADVSRKIYALQFHPEVVHTEDGDTILRNFLFRVAALSPTWNMASFLEENLARLRDQIGDQEQVICALSGGVDSTVVAVMLHKAIGRRLHCVLVDNGLLRLGEGEEIVAYLRQHFDLNLHYAQSQDMFLSRLKGVEDPEEKRKIIGHTFIEVFEQEAKSLTGIKYLAQGTLYPDVIESISFKGPSAVIKSHHNVGGLPETMDLDLIEPLRELFKDEVRKVAVELGLPDFIVWRHPFPGPGLAIRILGEVTPERLHILRQADKIVHSELMAAGWYYKVWQGFAVLLPLKTVGVMGDERTYEHVIALRIVDSIDAMTADWSRVPSEILAQISNRIINEVKGVNRVVLDISSKPPSTIEWE from the coding sequence ATGATCGATACCGATAAGGTCGTCATCCTGGACTACGGCTCACAGTACACCCAGTTAATCGCCCGCCGGGTGCGCGAGGCCGGGGTCTATTCTGAAATCCACCCCTGCACCATCACCACCGAGGAACTGCGGGCCCTGAACCCCAAGGCGTTGATTCTTTCCGGCGGACCGGCCAGCGTGATCAACAACGAAGCCCCATCCCTGGACCCGTCAATCCTGACGTGGGGGCTGCCCATTCTCGGAATCTGTTACGGGATGCAGCTTTTAGCGCACATCGGCGGCGGCAAGGTCGTACCGTCCCAGGACAGGGAATACGGCCGAGCCGAGTTGTTTCTCACCGCGGACTGTCCGCTTTGGGACGGACTGACGGTAACCGAGGGTCTCAAAGTTTGGATGTCCCACGGAGACAAGGTTCTGACTCCTCCGCCGGGATTCACGCCATTGGCCCGGACCAGTCGGGTGGACGTGGCGGCCATGGCCGACGTTTCTCGCAAAATCTACGCCCTGCAATTTCATCCGGAAGTCGTTCATACCGAGGACGGCGATACGATTCTGCGCAACTTCCTTTTCCGGGTGGCCGCCCTGAGCCCGACCTGGAACATGGCCTCGTTTCTGGAAGAAAATCTGGCCCGGCTGCGCGATCAAATCGGTGACCAGGAACAAGTGATCTGCGCGCTGAGCGGCGGCGTGGACTCCACCGTGGTGGCCGTGATGCTACACAAGGCCATCGGACGCCGCTTGCACTGCGTCCTGGTGGACAACGGCCTGCTACGCTTGGGTGAGGGAGAAGAAATCGTGGCCTATCTGCGCCAACATTTCGACCTGAACCTGCATTACGCCCAGTCCCAGGATATGTTCCTTTCCCGGCTCAAGGGCGTTGAGGACCCGGAGGAGAAGCGCAAGATCATCGGGCATACCTTCATCGAAGTCTTTGAACAGGAAGCCAAATCCCTCACCGGAATCAAGTACCTTGCCCAGGGAACCTTGTATCCTGACGTCATTGAAAGCATCTCCTTCAAAGGGCCTTCTGCGGTCATTAAAAGCCACCACAACGTGGGCGGGCTGCCGGAGACGATGGACCTGGACCTGATCGAGCCCCTGCGGGAGCTGTTCAAGGACGAGGTGCGCAAAGTGGCCGTGGAACTCGGCCTGCCGGACTTTATCGTTTGGCGGCACCCGTTTCCCGGACCGGGGCTGGCCATCCGCATCCTGGGAGAAGTCACCCCGGAACGGCTGCACATCCTGCGGCAGGCCGACAAGATCGTGCACAGCGAACTCATGGCCGCGGGTTGGTACTATAAAGTCTGGCAAGGCTTCGCCGTGCTCCTGCCCCTGAAGACCGTGGGCGTGATGGGCGACGAACGGACCTACGAGCACGTCATCGCCCTGCGCATCGTGGACAGCATTGACGCCATGACCGCGGACTGGTCTCGGGTACCCTCGGAAATCCTGGCCCAGATCTCCAACCGAATCATCAACGAAGTCAAAGGAGTGAACCGGGTCGTCCTGGACATCTCCTCCAAACCGCCCAGCACAATTGAGTGGGAGTAG
- the guaB gene encoding IMP dehydrogenase — protein MHHESEIPFGLTFDDVLLVPSYSEILPDKADVRTRITPEIELNIPLVSAAMDTVTDARMAISMARSGGMGIIHKNMPIERQKIEVEKVKKSESGMIIDPVTIHPEDSVAKVLEMMAEYRISGLPVVDNDHLVGIVTNRDVRFVTDMETKAREIMTSEDLVTVPVGTTLDQAKNLLHENRIEKLLVVDHNQKLRGLITIKDIEKVKKYPNSCKDSVGRLRVGCAVGVGADGEARVAALLQSGADLFVVDSAHGHTKNILEAVRRIKGSFPHCQLVAGNVATYEGARDLIRAGADAVKVGIGPGSICTTRIVAGVGVPQVTAIMEAVRACREADKCLVADGGIKFSGDVVKAIAAGGDCVMIGSLFAGTEESPGETILYQGRSYKIYRGMGSIDAMRDGSCDRYFQEKSSKLVPEGIVGRVPYKGPVTESIYQLVGGLRSGMGYLGSPDLKALQTQAKFVRISPAGLRESHVHDVIITKEAPNYRVENFS, from the coding sequence ATGCACCATGAATCAGAAATCCCTTTCGGCCTGACCTTTGACGACGTGTTGCTGGTTCCGAGCTATTCGGAAATTTTGCCGGACAAGGCGGATGTGCGGACCCGGATCACGCCGGAGATTGAGTTGAACATTCCGTTGGTCAGCGCGGCCATGGACACGGTTACGGACGCGCGGATGGCCATTTCCATGGCCCGGTCCGGGGGCATGGGCATCATCCACAAGAACATGCCCATTGAGCGCCAGAAGATCGAGGTGGAGAAGGTCAAGAAGTCCGAAAGCGGGATGATCATCGATCCGGTTACCATCCATCCGGAGGACAGCGTGGCCAAGGTTCTGGAAATGATGGCCGAATACCGGATCTCCGGCCTGCCGGTTGTGGACAACGACCACCTGGTGGGCATTGTCACCAACCGGGACGTGCGGTTCGTCACGGATATGGAGACCAAGGCCCGGGAAATCATGACCAGCGAGGATCTGGTCACCGTGCCCGTGGGCACGACCCTGGACCAAGCCAAGAACCTGCTGCACGAAAACCGGATCGAGAAGCTGCTCGTGGTGGACCACAACCAGAAACTGCGCGGCCTGATCACCATCAAGGATATTGAAAAGGTCAAGAAGTATCCCAATTCCTGCAAGGATTCCGTGGGGCGGCTACGTGTTGGCTGTGCCGTGGGCGTGGGCGCGGACGGCGAGGCTCGGGTGGCGGCCCTGCTGCAATCCGGGGCTGACCTGTTCGTCGTGGACTCGGCCCATGGGCATACGAAGAACATCCTGGAAGCCGTCCGGAGGATCAAGGGCAGCTTTCCCCATTGCCAGCTGGTGGCCGGAAACGTGGCCACCTACGAGGGCGCCCGGGATCTGATCCGGGCCGGGGCCGACGCGGTCAAGGTCGGCATCGGTCCGGGCTCCATCTGCACCACCCGGATCGTGGCCGGGGTGGGCGTACCCCAGGTCACGGCGATCATGGAAGCGGTCCGGGCCTGCCGCGAGGCGGACAAATGTCTGGTCGCGGACGGCGGGATCAAGTTTTCCGGGGACGTGGTCAAAGCCATCGCCGCTGGAGGGGACTGCGTGATGATCGGCAGCCTGTTTGCAGGGACAGAAGAAAGTCCGGGAGAGACCATCCTGTACCAGGGCCGTTCCTACAAAATCTACCGAGGCATGGGCTCCATTGATGCCATGCGCGATGGCAGTTGCGACCGGTATTTCCAGGAAAAGTCCTCCAAGCTCGTTCCCGAGGGAATTGTCGGCCGAGTGCCGTACAAGGGCCCTGTCACGGAAAGCATCTACCAACTCGTGGGTGGCCTGCGCTCCGGCATGGGCTACCTGGGCAGCCCGGATCTGAAGGCCCTCCAAACCCAGGCCAAGTTCGTGCGCATCTCCCCGGCCGGGCTGCGGGAAAGCCATGTACACGACGTGATCATCACCAAGGAAGCCCCCAACTACCGCGTGGAGAATTTTTCATGA
- a CDS encoding ABC transporter ATP-binding protein, translated as MLELRDVQAYYGNIQALKGISLNVQAGEIVTLVGSNGAGKSTTLMTISSVVPVRSGSITFLGKDITKVATDKVVAMGITQVPEGRMIFPALTVLENLRMGGYLRKDKAGLKEDEERAFEMFPILKERRKQYGGTLSGGEQQMLAIGRALMARPKLLLLDEPSLGLAPIVVENIFDVIVQINKEGTTVLLVEQNAQMALQIAHRGYVLETGLVTMSGKASDLLADPKVQAAYLGMD; from the coding sequence ATGCTTGAATTGCGGGACGTGCAGGCCTACTATGGGAACATCCAGGCTCTGAAAGGCATCAGCCTGAATGTCCAGGCCGGCGAGATCGTCACTCTGGTCGGGTCCAACGGCGCGGGAAAGTCCACCACCCTGATGACCATTTCTTCGGTGGTACCCGTGCGCTCCGGAAGCATCACCTTCCTGGGCAAGGACATCACCAAGGTGGCCACGGATAAAGTCGTGGCCATGGGTATCACCCAGGTTCCGGAAGGCAGAATGATCTTTCCGGCCTTGACGGTGCTGGAAAATCTGCGCATGGGCGGCTACCTGCGCAAGGACAAGGCCGGATTGAAAGAGGACGAGGAACGGGCTTTTGAGATGTTTCCGATCCTCAAGGAACGTCGCAAGCAATACGGCGGCACGCTTTCCGGAGGCGAGCAGCAGATGCTGGCCATCGGCCGCGCCCTGATGGCCCGGCCCAAGCTGCTCCTGCTGGACGAGCCGTCCCTGGGACTGGCGCCCATCGTGGTGGAAAACATCTTCGACGTCATCGTCCAGATCAACAAGGAAGGCACCACGGTCCTCCTGGTGGAACAAAACGCCCAAATGGCCCTCCAAATCGCCCACCGCGGCTACGTCCTGGAAACCGGCCTGGTCACCATGTCCGGAAAAGCCTCGGATCTCTTGGCGGACCCCAAGGTGCAGGCCGCGTATTTGGGGATGGATTGA
- a CDS encoding ABC transporter ATP-binding protein, whose amino-acid sequence MTPLLEIDGISKRFGGLLALTDVSFNVIEGEILGLIGPNGAGKTTMFNCIAGVYKPTSGNLVFTRDGKSQRINGRKPEKMTELGIARTFQNIRLFSALTVLDNVRIARHCRTTSNFFRSVLRTKFQQAEEKDIVDASMRWLDFVGLGHHALADASSLSYGDQRRLEIARALATEPKLLLLDEPAAGMNPKETRMLVDLIHSILDAGVSVMLIEHDMKLVMTICKRLVVLDHGTLIAEGGPKEVRENPQVIEAYLGRGAAHA is encoded by the coding sequence GTGACGCCGCTGCTTGAAATCGACGGAATCAGCAAACGTTTCGGCGGGCTCCTGGCCCTGACCGACGTTTCGTTCAACGTGATCGAAGGTGAGATCCTCGGCCTGATCGGTCCCAACGGGGCCGGGAAGACGACCATGTTCAACTGCATCGCCGGGGTGTACAAGCCCACCTCCGGCAATCTGGTCTTCACCCGTGACGGAAAATCCCAGCGCATCAACGGACGCAAGCCGGAGAAGATGACGGAGTTGGGCATTGCCCGCACCTTCCAGAATATCCGTCTGTTCAGCGCCCTGACCGTCCTGGACAACGTGCGCATCGCCCGCCACTGTCGAACCACGTCCAACTTTTTTCGCTCCGTGTTGCGGACTAAATTCCAGCAAGCCGAGGAGAAGGACATCGTCGACGCATCCATGCGCTGGCTGGATTTCGTCGGCTTGGGCCATCACGCCCTGGCCGACGCCAGCAGCCTGTCCTATGGGGACCAACGCCGCCTGGAAATCGCCCGAGCCCTGGCCACGGAGCCGAAGCTGCTCCTGCTCGACGAACCGGCCGCGGGCATGAACCCCAAGGAAACCCGGATGCTCGTGGACCTGATCCACTCCATTCTGGACGCCGGGGTCTCCGTGATGCTCATCGAGCACGACATGAAGCTGGTGATGACCATCTGCAAACGGCTGGTGGTCCTGGATCACGGCACGCTGATCGCCGAGGGCGGTCCAAAGGAAGTCCGAGAGAATCCCCAGGTCATCGAGGCGTATCTGGGAAGGGGGGCGGCCCATGCTTGA
- a CDS encoding branched-chain amino acid ABC transporter permease, with translation MNIGKSLTLLIVAAALTYPLVPQSSDYIIHVMTLAMVYMILAMGLNIVPGFCGLLDLGYVGFYGIGAYTAGLLTIHYDMSFWVIVPLAALNGALWGALLGAPTLRLTGDYFAIVTFGFSELVVLFLTNEIWLTRGPLGLPGIQPITVNLTWLNDAWYFQFYDKTPNFYVVALLVGLVFFIMRRMEDSRLGRAWYAIREDPLAAASCGVNILNYKVIAFAISAAIGAVGGCFYARWSMFLSPDMFKFWESFLVLCMVVLGGLGNIKGALVGAVILVCLGEVLREVLTSFGLPPETRFMAYGLIMVLIMRFKPAGFFPAIASSGRSNPLLLDLQKRLAARNAPKEEPRDAAA, from the coding sequence GTGAATATCGGAAAATCACTCACCCTCCTGATCGTCGCCGCGGCGCTGACCTACCCCCTGGTGCCGCAATCCAGCGACTACATCATCCACGTAATGACCCTGGCCATGGTGTACATGATTCTGGCCATGGGCCTGAACATCGTGCCCGGATTCTGCGGCCTGCTGGATTTGGGCTACGTCGGGTTCTACGGGATCGGGGCCTATACCGCCGGCCTGTTGACCATTCACTACGACATGTCCTTCTGGGTGATCGTCCCCCTGGCCGCCCTGAACGGGGCACTGTGGGGCGCGCTGCTGGGCGCGCCGACCCTGCGTCTGACCGGGGACTACTTCGCCATCGTCACCTTCGGCTTTTCCGAGCTGGTGGTGCTCTTTCTGACCAATGAAATCTGGCTGACCCGCGGCCCCCTGGGCTTGCCCGGCATCCAGCCCATCACCGTGAATCTGACCTGGCTCAACGACGCCTGGTATTTCCAGTTCTACGACAAGACCCCCAACTTCTATGTGGTGGCCCTGCTGGTGGGCTTGGTCTTCTTCATCATGCGCCGAATGGAGGACTCCCGCCTGGGCCGGGCCTGGTACGCCATCCGGGAAGACCCTCTGGCCGCGGCCAGTTGCGGAGTGAACATCCTCAACTACAAGGTCATCGCCTTTGCCATTTCCGCGGCCATCGGCGCGGTGGGCGGCTGCTTCTACGCCCGCTGGTCCATGTTTCTCTCCCCGGACATGTTCAAGTTCTGGGAATCCTTCCTGGTCTTGTGCATGGTCGTTTTGGGAGGCTTGGGCAACATCAAGGGCGCGCTGGTCGGCGCGGTGATCCTGGTCTGCCTGGGCGAGGTGCTCCGGGAGGTGCTCACCTCCTTTGGTCTGCCGCCGGAGACCCGGTTCATGGCCTACGGTCTGATCATGGTCCTGATCATGCGCTTCAAGCCAGCCGGCTTTTTTCCGGCCATCGCCTCCAGCGGCCGATCCAACCCGCTGCTGCTCGACCTTCAAAAACGCCTCGCGGCCCGAAACGCTCCCAAGGAAGAACCCCGTGACGCCGCTGCTTGA
- a CDS encoding branched-chain amino acid ABC transporter permease, protein MLEQQLINGLTLGLIYALIAVGYTMVYGVIQLINFAHGEIYMLGAFFCVTFITAAGMPFYVAILMAIICCMLCGILLDIIAYRPLRKAPRLAALITAIGMSIFLQNVALIIWGSRSRPFPQAALPSFFREKALVMGDVSLTWLQLFIFAVAIIMMIGLYLTINKTRIGTAMRALAQNKTAASLMGINVNYVISFTFALGSAMGAVAGILVSVYYNTLYPTMGYTAGVKAFAAAVLGGIGSVPGAMVGGVVLGVAEALGAGYVSSLYRDGVAYAVMIAVIIFRPSGILGRSVVDKA, encoded by the coding sequence TTGCTTGAACAACAACTGATCAACGGTTTGACACTGGGCCTGATTTATGCCCTGATCGCCGTAGGCTACACCATGGTCTACGGAGTGATTCAGCTCATCAATTTCGCCCACGGTGAAATCTACATGCTCGGTGCCTTTTTCTGCGTGACCTTTATTACCGCGGCGGGCATGCCTTTTTACGTGGCCATTCTGATGGCCATTATCTGCTGCATGCTCTGCGGCATCCTCCTGGACATCATCGCCTACCGCCCCTTGCGCAAGGCCCCGCGCCTGGCCGCGCTGATCACGGCCATCGGCATGTCCATCTTTCTCCAGAACGTGGCCCTGATCATCTGGGGCAGCCGTTCCCGGCCCTTTCCCCAGGCGGCCTTGCCGTCCTTTTTCCGGGAAAAGGCCCTGGTCATGGGCGACGTCAGCCTGACCTGGCTGCAACTGTTCATCTTCGCCGTGGCCATCATTATGATGATCGGCCTGTACCTGACCATCAACAAGACCCGGATCGGCACGGCCATGCGCGCCCTGGCCCAGAACAAGACCGCGGCTTCCCTGATGGGCATCAACGTCAATTACGTCATCTCCTTCACCTTCGCCTTGGGGTCGGCCATGGGCGCGGTGGCCGGAATTCTCGTCTCGGTCTACTACAACACCCTCTACCCGACCATGGGCTACACCGCCGGAGTCAAGGCCTTTGCCGCGGCCGTGCTCGGCGGCATCGGCTCGGTTCCAGGGGCCATGGTCGGCGGGGTGGTCCTGGGCGTAGCCGAGGCCCTGGGCGCGGGCTACGTCTCCTCTCTGTACCGTGACGGGGTGGCTTACGCGGTGATGATCGCCGTGATCATCTTCCGTCCCTCCGGCATCCTAGGACGATCCGTGGTGGACAAGGCGTAA
- a CDS encoding ABC transporter substrate-binding protein, producing MSAKKWTKAVLAACLLVLICSPAWAQKIKIAVAAPLTGPAASYGENIKSGVETKVEEINAAGGINGVMVEVAYFDELCEPREAAVVAPRIVGDKDIVGVVGHVCSSAHLAALPTYVRMGMPVISPTATNVTISQQNKDNQGRVWSFRNVYLDDYQGYFLAHYVKDVLGLERIAVFYENNDYGIGLKNAFVAEAKNVGLAIVGEEGYVKGATDFAPQLTRLRGGNPDGLFISGYYNEGALIAAQAGNLGMDVVKFGADGLDNVDYINLGGDAANNTYMTVPFLAEAAPEQAQDFIKKFEEKYQRDLDWMSANAYDAAGKFAAAVAAVGTDRTAIRDYLAGINSLENAYIGITGATYFSEIGDPEKSAFVKMVNDGAFTAAPKQMQ from the coding sequence ATGAGTGCAAAAAAATGGACCAAGGCCGTCCTGGCCGCCTGTCTGCTGGTTCTCATCTGTTCCCCGGCCTGGGCGCAGAAGATCAAGATCGCCGTGGCCGCTCCCCTGACCGGCCCCGCCGCTTCCTACGGCGAAAACATCAAGTCCGGCGTGGAGACCAAGGTTGAGGAAATCAACGCCGCTGGCGGCATCAACGGCGTAATGGTCGAGGTCGCTTATTTCGACGAACTGTGCGAACCCCGCGAAGCCGCCGTCGTGGCCCCGCGGATCGTCGGCGACAAGGACATCGTCGGCGTGGTGGGCCACGTCTGCTCCTCGGCCCACTTGGCCGCCCTGCCCACCTACGTGCGCATGGGCATGCCCGTGATTTCCCCCACCGCCACCAACGTGACCATCAGCCAGCAAAACAAGGACAACCAGGGCCGGGTCTGGTCCTTCCGCAACGTCTACCTGGACGACTACCAGGGCTACTTCCTGGCCCATTACGTCAAGGACGTTCTCGGTCTGGAACGCATCGCCGTATTCTATGAAAACAACGATTACGGAATCGGCCTGAAGAACGCTTTCGTGGCCGAAGCCAAGAACGTCGGACTGGCCATCGTCGGCGAGGAAGGCTACGTCAAGGGCGCCACGGACTTCGCCCCGCAGTTGACCCGCCTGCGCGGCGGCAATCCGGACGGCCTGTTCATCTCCGGGTACTACAACGAAGGCGCGCTCATCGCGGCTCAGGCCGGGAATCTGGGCATGGACGTGGTCAAGTTCGGTGCCGACGGCCTGGATAACGTGGACTACATCAACCTGGGTGGAGACGCGGCCAACAACACTTACATGACCGTGCCCTTCCTGGCCGAAGCCGCCCCGGAACAGGCCCAAGACTTCATCAAGAAGTTCGAGGAAAAGTATCAGCGCGACCTGGACTGGATGAGCGCCAACGCTTATGACGCCGCCGGCAAATTCGCCGCGGCAGTGGCCGCAGTGGGAACCGACCGGACCGCGATCCGCGACTACCTGGCCGGCATCAATTCCCTGGAAAACGCCTACATCGGCATCACCGGGGCCACCTACTTCAGTGAGATCGGCGACCCTGAAAAGAGCGCCTTCGTGAAGATGGTCAACGACGGCGCCTTCACCGCCGCCCCCAAGCAGATGCAATAA
- a CDS encoding FKBP-type peptidyl-prolyl cis-trans isomerase: MSFRKTTIASCFSVCLTLVILGCGQQQTPAPQTASESTAVQSLDTKVQKTSYAIGLDIGTNIAMGELEVDVDALAQGLRDGLGFGGEPLMKQEEQQQVLMTLQQELMQKQMEMVQNQAAENIAKGEAFMAEFQERDGVQATDSGILYRVITVGEGETPLAEDIVTVHYTGTLVDGTVFDSSVERGEPATFPLQGVIPGWTEILQLMPQGAKWEVVIPADLAYGPQQAGPVIEPNSTLVFEIELLDVIRAEVPEQEQGAE, translated from the coding sequence ATGAGCTTTCGAAAAACGACAATCGCGTCCTGTTTTAGTGTTTGCTTGACCCTGGTCATCTTGGGCTGCGGCCAGCAACAGACCCCGGCGCCCCAGACCGCTTCCGAATCCACCGCCGTACAAAGTTTGGATACAAAGGTCCAAAAGACCAGTTACGCCATTGGCCTGGATATCGGGACCAATATCGCCATGGGCGAGCTTGAGGTGGACGTGGACGCACTGGCCCAGGGGCTGCGTGACGGATTGGGTTTCGGCGGAGAACCGCTGATGAAGCAGGAGGAACAGCAGCAGGTGCTGATGACCTTGCAACAGGAATTAATGCAGAAACAGATGGAGATGGTCCAGAATCAGGCCGCTGAAAACATCGCCAAGGGCGAAGCCTTCATGGCCGAGTTCCAGGAGCGGGATGGGGTCCAGGCCACGGACAGCGGAATCCTGTACCGAGTCATAACGGTCGGCGAGGGAGAAACCCCACTGGCCGAGGATATCGTCACGGTGCATTATACCGGCACCCTGGTGGACGGAACGGTGTTCGACAGCTCCGTGGAACGCGGTGAACCGGCCACTTTCCCATTGCAGGGCGTGATTCCCGGCTGGACCGAAATTCTCCAGCTCATGCCCCAGGGAGCGAAATGGGAAGTGGTCATCCCCGCCGACTTGGCCTATGGCCCGCAACAAGCCGGACCGGTGATCGAACCTAACTCCACCCTGGTCTTCGAGATCGAATTGCTGGACGTCATCCGGGCCGAAGTTCCGGAACAGGAGCAAGGCGCGGAGTAG
- a CDS encoding Spy/CpxP family protein refolding chaperone, translated as MRRLFFISAVFLVLALISVPVLAQHQHGSGQAGKPEGQAQQHQRGAGHPVLGNLSEEQQEAMVALFAEHRKAMMQHNLHMRAKQAELDVLLAAPEFQQAQVDTVTAEIITLKGEAMKLRNELRRKVFEETGHLMQGGMGGKGHGMSGRGKMSGNMSGKKGRMGNCPMMSGHGAQSAE; from the coding sequence ATGCGACGTTTATTTTTCATTAGTGCGGTATTTCTTGTTTTGGCCCTGATCTCCGTGCCCGTTCTGGCGCAGCACCAGCACGGTTCCGGTCAAGCCGGAAAGCCAGAGGGGCAGGCACAGCAGCACCAGCGTGGCGCCGGACATCCGGTGCTCGGCAATCTTTCCGAGGAGCAGCAAGAAGCAATGGTCGCGTTGTTCGCGGAACACCGCAAGGCCATGATGCAGCACAACCTGCATATGCGCGCCAAGCAGGCCGAACTGGACGTGCTCCTGGCCGCCCCAGAGTTCCAGCAGGCCCAGGTTGACACCGTGACTGCCGAAATCATCACCCTGAAGGGCGAAGCCATGAAGCTCAGGAACGAGTTGCGGCGCAAGGTTTTCGAGGAAACCGGGCACCTGATGCAGGGCGGCATGGGCGGCAAAGGTCACGGTATGTCAGGCCGCGGCAAGATGTCCGGCAATATGTCTGGCAAGAAAGGCCGGATGGGAAACTGCCCGATGATGTCCGGGCACGGAGCGCAGTCGGCTGAATAA